The Paenibacillus spongiae nucleotide sequence TAATAGTTACGCTATAATTAGGAGGATTTATGGACGAGCAGCAAAATAACTTTCCAATCCCTGTAACGGTGCTTAGTGGTTACTTAGGAGCAGGCAAAACGACGATTTTGAATCATGTGTTGAATAACCGGCAAGGGTTACGGGTAGCGGTTATCGTCAATGATCTGAGCGAAGTAAATATTGATGCGGAACTCATTCGAGACGGCGGCGGACTATCCCGAGTGGATGAGAAGCTGGTCGAGATGTCGAACGGCTGCATTTGCTGCACGCTTCGCGACGATCTGCTGCAGGAAGTGGAGCGCCTGGCTAAAGAGGGACGGTTCGACTATTTGCTGATTGAGTCTACTGGTATCGGAGAGCCGGTTCCTGTGGCGCAGACTTTCACCTACAAGGATGAAGAGCAAGGCATTGACTTGTCTCAATATTGTCGCTTGGACTGCATGGTCACGGTCGTCGACGCGCTTCGATTCTGGCATGACTATGCTTCCGGGGAGAGCTTGCTGGACCGTCAGCAGGCCGTAGGAAGCGACGATACGCGCGATGTGGTCGATCTGTTGATTAGCCAAATTGAGTTTTGCGATGTGCTGGTCCTGAATAAATGCGATAGTGTCAGGCCGAATGATTTGAACGAACTCGAAGGCGTGCTTCGTAAGCTGCAGCCGCGGGCCAAGTTCATTCGCACGGAATACGGGAGATTGGATCCTAGACAGATATTGCATACTGAATTGTTTGACTTCGAAGAAGCGAGCCGTTCGGCGGGGTGGATGCAGGAGCTGGAGCGCGGCTCTCATACGCCGGAGACAGAAGAGTATGGCATCTCCTCCTTTGTGTACGAGCGGCAGCGCCCGTTCCATCCGCAGCGATTGATGGCCTGGATGGAAGAATGGCCGGCGGACATCGTCCGGGCCAAAGGGACCTTATGGCTGGCCAGCCGCCCCAGCATGGGACAAAGCCTCAGCCAGGCAGGACCTTCCATCCAGTTTGGCCCTGCAGGGCATTGGGTAGCGGCGCTTCCTGAAGCCGAGCGAATGCAGGTGTTGCAGGATGAACCTGAGTTGCTGGATAATTGGCATCCCGCCTGGGGTGACCGGATAAACAAAATCGTATTCATCGGTATCGGCTTGGATCGACCGGCGCTGACCGCGTCGCTTGACACATGCTTGCTCACGGAAGACGAGACGATGCTGGAGCCGTTAGCATTCGTAGACCCGTTTCCAAACATACCGTCGCAAGAAGGATAGACTTTTATTAAACTCGTCAGTTGGAAGGAGAGATTGCCATGAGAGTAATCGCGTATATTAAATTCAATCCCGACGTGGCTATAGAACTTGGACGTCTCGTTATAGAAAAATTGGGAAGCGGATTACATATCAACTTAACAAATGAGTTCATGGAAAACATGTCCATCCGCCGCTGTTCATGAATGATTTCTCGCTAAGTATCATATTCGGAGATGCAGATACCATCAGCGAATGCCCAAAGAAGATTATTACCGGATAATAATCATACAAGGCATAGCCAGATATCTGGATTCGCCCTGTCCAACCATCGATAAATTCATTGCTGCCTACGAGCGTAAAATAAGTGAATTTGCTCAGTCCCATCAAGGTGAATGGTTGTCGGATGCCTTTGTCGTACGAAACTATGAAGAAGATTTGAAGATGATATGCAGTGAAATCGGAAAAAGTATGGGATCAAAGACGTTGAACTAGGACGGATTAATTGGAGGATATAACATGTTAAAAAGAACGGTTATTAATTTAACGGTCTGGATCGTTTCCATTGTATTGCTGGCAGCCTGCAGCAGCGGTAATACCGGGAAAACAGAATCAACGGAGAAAGGCAAAGAGTTGGTATACGCAACAGCGAAAGATATCAATGATATGAATCCCCATTTGTATGCAGGTTCAATGCCGGCTCAAGGGATCGTGTACGAATCTTTAGTGGAAAACACGGAAGATGGAATTAAGCCTTTGCTTGCGGAATCCTGGGAGGTTTCTAATGATGGAATGGTATACACCTTTCATCTTCGGAAAAATGTGAAATTCCATGATGGAGAGCCATTTAACGCAGAAGCAGTAAAGAAGAATATCGAAGCCGTACAAAGCAATGCAAGCAAGCATTCCTGGATCAAGTTGTCTACAAAGCTCGTGAGCTGCAATGTATTAGACCCGTACACGATTCAATTGGTTCTGTCGGAAGCCTATTACCCAACGCTGCTTGAATTGTCCATGACCAGACCATATGTATTCATCTCGCCCAATAACTTCATTAACGGGGAAACAAAAAATGGCGTGAATGGCTTCGACGGAACAGGACCCTATAAGCTCAGTGAGCATAAAGTCGATCAATATGCCGTGTTTGAAGCCAATGAAGCCTACTGGGGCGGCTCGCCGAAAGTGAAGAAATTGACCGCAAAGGTTCTTGCGACAGGGGAAACGACGTTCTTGGCCTTGAAAAAAGGGGAAGTCAACTTTGTATTTACAGATGATCGAGGCACGGACAGCCTGGATGTAGAAGCGATAAAAAAACTGGTGGATTCAGGCGAATATCAGATCGTTAGAAGTAAAGCAATGAATACGAAAATGATCGTTGCGAATAGCAGTAAATCGGACCGTCCGGTATATGAAACGGCTGTTCGTGAAGCGATTTGGCATTCGATAGATCGAGAAACAATCAGTAAGCAAATTTTCAATGGCACCGAATCAGCAGCCCATACCTTATTCTCGGCCAACGTCAATTATGCCAATGTCGATCTGAAGAAACGAAGTTACGATTTGGAAACAGCGAATAGGATTTTGAATGAAGCGGGATGGATTTTAGAAAAGGGTCAAGCAGTCAGAACGAAAAATGGAAGCAAACTGGCGATGAAGCTGTATTACGATACCAATTCTTCTTCCCAAAAAACACAGGCTGAATTCATTCAGGACTCGTTGAAAAAGGTCGGGATGCAGCTAGAGCTCATCGGCGAGGAATCGTCTTCCATCGCTAACCGGCGTTCTACCGGTGACTATGATTTATTGTTTAATCAAACATGGGGACTCGCGTATGATCCACAGAGTACCATCGCCTCATTTACTGCCAAGCCTTCCTATTATTATACGACAAGCGGTATTGCGAAATCGGATGAACTTTATAAAAAAATCGATCAGGTGATGGTATCGATGGATGAGAAGAACCGAACATCGTTATATGCGGATATTTTGAAAATCGTTCATGATGAAGCCGTCTTTATTCCGATTACCAATGGCAGTGTCACGATCGTTGCTCCAAAAGAATTAAAGGGCATCTCATTCAAACAAACGCAATTTGAACTGCCGTTTGACCGAATGTACTTTGAATAGGCATACAAATTAAGAAGGTGATGAGCCTCTTTTTATTTGTTGGGAAGAAGGAGCGTTCTATGGGCAGAAATATCATTAAAAGATTATTCATATCCATTCCGTTACTATTGGTCATTTCATTCTTAACGTTTGTCTTGATCAATCTATCCCCTTTAGATCCAGCCGAAGCGGTGCTGCAGACGCAGGGTGTACCCAACATAACAGACGAATTGATTGCACAGACAAAAGAAGAGCTGGGGATGGACCAACACTTTCTCATCCGTTATATCCGCTGGCTCCTTGCAAGCTTGCAGTTGGACTTTGGGGATTCATACGTAACAGGACAACCTGTGTGGTCATTACTAGGTCCGGCTTTGCTCAATACGTTAAAGCTGACGATCGTATCCGTGTTTGTCATTGTTGCTCTGTCCATTTTTTTAGGCGTGATCTGCGCATTGAGAGAAGGCAAATTCATCGACAAGTCGGTCAGAGGCGTTTCCTTCTTCCTGACCTCGATGCCTTCATACGGGCTTGCGGCTCTGCTGATCTGGTATTTTTCCGTTGAGCGCGATTGGCTGCCGACTAGCGGAATGGACTCGTACAAAAGCTATGTTTTACCGGTGATCATAATCACGATCAGTTATGCGGGCATCTATTTTCGAATCGTAAGAAGCTCGATGCTGAGCAATTTGTATGAAGATTATGTCCTGTATGGAAGGGCATGCGGCTTGCCGGAGAAGAAAATCACGCTGCATATCCTTAGAAATTCATTGCAGGTAGCCGTTTCTGTGTTTTGTATGTCGATTCCCGTTATATTGGGAAGCACGGTTGTCGTGGAAAACGTGTTTGCCTGGCCTGGGCTAGGAAGTTTAAGTGTGAAATCGATTCTAAGCAGAGATTTCCCGATGATCCAGGCATATGTCCTTGTACTGGCAGCTGCATTCGTTCTGTTCAATACGGTTTCGGACCTGATTAACGTGGCGATGAACCCGAAAGCAAGAGGGGAACATTAGATGAATATGTGGAAGCATCTAATCAAAGACAAGCTGGCCGGAGCATCCTTATCCATTGTACTGATCACCATTCATATTGGCATATTTGCCCCATTATTTGCACCGCATGACCCTGAGGCAGTCCATATGGAGCTTCGATTTGCAGCCTCCTCATGGGATTATCTGCTCGGCAACGATCATCTGGGAAGATGCATCTTATCCAGATTGATTTATGGGATTCGTCCCAGCGTGTTATGGGTGTTTGTCGCATTAGTTATATCTGTTGGGGTCGGAACGGTTATCGGATTTATTGCAGGCTACTTTAGAGGGAAAACGGATGCCTTATTCATGAGGATTTGCGATGTGATGCTTTCGTTCCCGGGGTATGTTATGACTTTGGCGATTATCGGTATTTTAGGTGCAGGTCTTGAGAATATTTTGATCGCGTTTATTTTGACCAAATGGGCATGGTTCGCCCGTGTCATTCGAACGTCTGTCATGCAGTATGCTGAATCCGATTATGTAAGATTCTCCCAAGCAATCGGTGTCAGCAACTTGCACATCATGGCTAAGCACCTTATACCTGTTTCGCTCCCTGATATTGCGGTGATTGCCAGCAGCTCATTTGGTTCCATGATTTTGCAGATATCAGGGTTCTCCTTCCTTGGGTTGGGCATTCAAGCTCCTCATGCGGAATGGGGGATGATGGTGAATGAAGCAAGGGAAGTGATGTTCTCAAGGCCGGAGCTCATGGCAGCGCCTGGTTTAGCGATCATGATTGTCGTATCGGCCGTTAACTTTTTGTCCGATGCGCTTCAGGTTGCTTTAGACCCCAAGTTAATGACCTTCAAAGGTAAGCTTCAGGGACATGCAGCAGCCTCGGCTGCAAAGCTGCATAAGAAAGAGGTGGCTTAATCCATTGGCGAATGTATTAGAAGTTGCCCATTTGAAAATTTGGGATAGCAGCATCGGTAAGGTGATTGTTCGGGATAGTTCTTTTCGTGTTAAGCAAGAAAGCTGTTTGGCTATTGTGGGAGAAAGCGGGAGCGGAAAATCGGTGACCTGCAAAGCCATCATGAGATTAAATCGGACAGGGATTCGCCAATCCGGAGAAATCTTGTTTAAAGGAGAGAACTTGAGCACCATTCCGGAGAAAGAAATGAGAAAAAAACGGGGCAAGCAGCTTAGCATGATTTTACAAAATGGTATGCGTGCATTTGATCCCTCCTGTGTGGTGGGGGTTCAACTCAAGGAGACTCTCGTTGAACATTTTGGCTGGAGCCATGAGGAAATAACGGCGAATTTGAAAATAGCCATGGCAAGCGTTAGGCTGAAAAATCCGATAGAGGTGATGAACAAGTACCCCCATCAGCTGTCGGGCGGAATGCTGCAACGGGTGATGATTGCACTGGCCATCGTACTGGAGCCTGACATTATTATCGCGGATGAACCGACGACAGCACTCGATACGATTTCGCAATTTGAAGTTGTCGAACAGTTTATTCAATTGCGGGAACGAATGGGCTGCTCGATGATCTTCATTTCTCACGACTTAGGGGTTGTGAAGAAGATTGCGGATGAGGTTCTGGTCATGAAAGACGGACAAATTGTTGAGAGAGGAACGACCAAAGCCATCTTCTCAGAAGCTCAGCATGAATATACCCGTTATTTAGTATCCGCCAAGCTCGCGTTAAATCAGCATTTCTCACGAATCATGGGAGGTGAGGGCATTGCTGATCGTTGATCGTGTAGAGAAGTCCTATAGGAAGGGCGGATTCATTTCCAGCGAAAGACAGCATGTATTAAAAGGCATCAGCTTTGAATGCAAGCAGGGGGAATGTCTTGGCATTATAGGGGAAAGCGGAAGCGGCAAATCTACATTGGGGCGCCTAATCTTAGGAATTGAAAAGCCGAATCGAGGAACGATTTGGTTTGAGGGAAAGAACGTAACGGACCGAAGAGCGAGATCGGGAAACATCAGCGCCGTGTTTCAAGATTACACGTCCTCCATAAATCCTTT carries:
- the cntC gene encoding staphylopine uptake ABC transporter permease subunit CntC — its product is MNMWKHLIKDKLAGASLSIVLITIHIGIFAPLFAPHDPEAVHMELRFAASSWDYLLGNDHLGRCILSRLIYGIRPSVLWVFVALVISVGVGTVIGFIAGYFRGKTDALFMRICDVMLSFPGYVMTLAIIGILGAGLENILIAFILTKWAWFARVIRTSVMQYAESDYVRFSQAIGVSNLHIMAKHLIPVSLPDIAVIASSSFGSMILQISGFSFLGLGIQAPHAEWGMMVNEAREVMFSRPELMAAPGLAIMIVVSAVNFLSDALQVALDPKLMTFKGKLQGHAAASAAKLHKKEVA
- the cntA gene encoding staphylopine-dependent metal ABC transporter substrate-binding lipoprotein, encoding MLKRTVINLTVWIVSIVLLAACSSGNTGKTESTEKGKELVYATAKDINDMNPHLYAGSMPAQGIVYESLVENTEDGIKPLLAESWEVSNDGMVYTFHLRKNVKFHDGEPFNAEAVKKNIEAVQSNASKHSWIKLSTKLVSCNVLDPYTIQLVLSEAYYPTLLELSMTRPYVFISPNNFINGETKNGVNGFDGTGPYKLSEHKVDQYAVFEANEAYWGGSPKVKKLTAKVLATGETTFLALKKGEVNFVFTDDRGTDSLDVEAIKKLVDSGEYQIVRSKAMNTKMIVANSSKSDRPVYETAVREAIWHSIDRETISKQIFNGTESAAHTLFSANVNYANVDLKKRSYDLETANRILNEAGWILEKGQAVRTKNGSKLAMKLYYDTNSSSQKTQAEFIQDSLKKVGMQLELIGEESSSIANRRSTGDYDLLFNQTWGLAYDPQSTIASFTAKPSYYYTTSGIAKSDELYKKIDQVMVSMDEKNRTSLYADILKIVHDEAVFIPITNGSVTIVAPKELKGISFKQTQFELPFDRMYFE
- the opp1B gene encoding nickel/cobalt ABC transporter permease, whose product is MGRNIIKRLFISIPLLLVISFLTFVLINLSPLDPAEAVLQTQGVPNITDELIAQTKEELGMDQHFLIRYIRWLLASLQLDFGDSYVTGQPVWSLLGPALLNTLKLTIVSVFVIVALSIFLGVICALREGKFIDKSVRGVSFFLTSMPSYGLAALLIWYFSVERDWLPTSGMDSYKSYVLPVIIITISYAGIYFRIVRSSMLSNLYEDYVLYGRACGLPEKKITLHILRNSLQVAVSVFCMSIPVILGSTVVVENVFAWPGLGSLSVKSILSRDFPMIQAYVLVLAAAFVLFNTVSDLINVAMNPKARGEH
- the cntD gene encoding staphylopine uptake ABC transporter ATP-binding protein CntD, with protein sequence MQQPRLQSCIRKRWLNPLANVLEVAHLKIWDSSIGKVIVRDSSFRVKQESCLAIVGESGSGKSVTCKAIMRLNRTGIRQSGEILFKGENLSTIPEKEMRKKRGKQLSMILQNGMRAFDPSCVVGVQLKETLVEHFGWSHEEITANLKIAMASVRLKNPIEVMNKYPHQLSGGMLQRVMIALAIVLEPDIIIADEPTTALDTISQFEVVEQFIQLRERMGCSMIFISHDLGVVKKIADEVLVMKDGQIVERGTTKAIFSEAQHEYTRYLVSAKLALNQHFSRIMGGEGIADR
- a CDS encoding GTP-binding protein is translated as MDEQQNNFPIPVTVLSGYLGAGKTTILNHVLNNRQGLRVAVIVNDLSEVNIDAELIRDGGGLSRVDEKLVEMSNGCICCTLRDDLLQEVERLAKEGRFDYLLIESTGIGEPVPVAQTFTYKDEEQGIDLSQYCRLDCMVTVVDALRFWHDYASGESLLDRQQAVGSDDTRDVVDLLISQIEFCDVLVLNKCDSVRPNDLNELEGVLRKLQPRAKFIRTEYGRLDPRQILHTELFDFEEASRSAGWMQELERGSHTPETEEYGISSFVYERQRPFHPQRLMAWMEEWPADIVRAKGTLWLASRPSMGQSLSQAGPSIQFGPAGHWVAALPEAERMQVLQDEPELLDNWHPAWGDRINKIVFIGIGLDRPALTASLDTCLLTEDETMLEPLAFVDPFPNIPSQEG